The genomic interval CCCGTGGCTGCAATATGGTCTGCCGCTGGGCAGCCCTCTCACTTTACGTTGCCATTATATCACCGAATCGCGCAGAGGTCAACAGGGCCAGGGCTGTGGTTGACAGGCATGGGGAATTGGGTTATAATTGCGCACAGTCTTTGGAGTCTATAGTCTCCTGACATCCCTTGGGCCACACCCCAGGCGGGTGTGGCAGTTCTTTGCTCTCATCTCTGCATAGAAGGAGTGCGTTTATGCAACAACGCGACGTTAGCCTGTTGATCGCCATCGTTCTCTTGACCTTGGTCGCCGCTTGGGTGGTGAATCCCAACAACTCGGGCATCCACATCAAAGCCGGGCCTCTGGTGATTGACCGCGATATCCGCATCCACCAGGGGCTGGATCTGCAAGGGGGCATGGAAGTGTTCCTCGAAGCAGACCCGGCCGAAGGCCAAGAGGTAACAACAGAAACGATGCAAGTGGCAAAAAGCATCGTCGAGAAACGTGTGAACAGCCTGGGTGTGGCCGAACCCCTGGTCCAGCAAGCAGGCGGCAACCGCATCATCGTCCAACTCCCCGGCGTCGCCGACCCGGAGCACGCGATATCCACCTTCCAACAGACGGGTCTCCTGGAGTTTGTGGACGCTGGCCTGACCAGGCTGCCGGTAGGCGCTCGCATCAAGACCAGTTATCACGAGACGGGGGAGGTAGGGCCTGTGGTGCCCACACCGGTCCTGACGCCTACTGAGGGCCCATCGCCCACGGCCACGGCGACCCAAGAGCCCACCGCGACCCCCACGGCCACCGCTGCGCTCTCGCCTACGCCCCAGGCCGACCTTACTCCCACGGTCCAGCCTACCCCGACGCCGGCAGAGCGCATCTTCCACACGGTTATGACCGGGAAGGATCTGAAAGCGGCCGTGGTGGCACTGGACGATCTGACCAAGAAGCCGGAGATTCATTTTCAACTCACCGATGAGGGAGCCAAGATTTTCGCTGCCCACACCGCAGCCAATGTAGGTCGCTACCTGGCCATTGTCTTGGACGGCGAGGTCATCTCCTGCCCGGTCATTGAGACCGCGATCCCCGAGGGCAGTGGCCGCATCACCGGCGATTTCCCGTTGTCCGAAGCGCAGTCCATCGTGATCCAGTTACGCTACGGTGCGTTGCCTGTGCCACTCAAGATTATCTCCACCCGCCAGGTGGGGCCTACTTTGGGTCAGGACTCGATACGCCGCAGCACTACGGCGGGCATCATCGGCGTCATCATCGTGCTCACCTTTATGCTGGTATATTATCGCCTGCCCGGTGTCTTGGCCGACATAGCCCTGGTCATCTACGGCCTGGTGAGCGTATCACTCTTCAAACTGATCCCCGTCACCCTGACCCTGCCGGGGATAACCGGGTTCCTGCTCTCCGTGGGCATGGCGGTGGATGCCAATATCCTGATCTTCGAGCGTATGAAAGAGGAATTGCGGCGTGGCCGCGCTCTCAAAGCCTCCATTGAGGCTGGCTTCGCTCGGGCGTGGACCTCCATCCGCGATTCCAACATCTCCACTCTGATCACCTGCGCGATCCTGTGGGGCTTTGGCTCGAATTTCGGGGCCAGCGTGGTGCAGGGGTTCGCCGTCACATTGTTCATCGGTGTGGCGGTGAGCATGTTCACAGCGGTCATTGTTACTCGCACGCTGATGCGCTTCGCCTTCGCCCTCGGCGGTGAGCGCCTGCGCGAGGTACATTGGCTCTTGGGCGCATGAGATAGAGGAGGGTTTATGTTAGATATTGTTGGCAAACGCTACTGGTTCTTCTTGATCTCTGCCCTGGTCATCATTCCCGGGCTGATTGCTATGATGGTCTCGATGGCCCGCTTCGGGACACCCCTGCGGCTGAGCATTGATTTCACCGGCGGGGCATTGATGGAACTGCAGTTCCAGCAGCCCGTCGCACCTGGGGACGTGCGAGCCGTGTTTGTAGCCCACGACTACAGTGACACAATGGTGCAGACTACTGTGGATCAGCGCACGGTGTTGGTCCGTTCCAAACCCCTGGATTCTGCGACGAAGGTGCTCATCCAAGATGAGTTACGGGAGAAGTTCGGTCCGCTGACGGAACTCCGTTATGAGTTCGTGGGCCCAACCGTAGGGCGGGAAGTGACGAGAAGCGCCGCGCTGGCGGTGCTCGCGGCTGCTGGGGCGATCATCATGTATCTGATCTTCGCTTTCCGCAGCGTGCCAAACGCCATACGCTACGGCATCTGTGCCGTGGCGGCCATGATACACGACATCCTGGTGGCCGTGGGGGTGTTCTCCATCCTGGGTTTGGCCTTGGGGTGGGAGGTGGATGCCCTTTTCCTCACCGCCATCCTGACCGTGATCGGTTTCTCCGTGCAGGATACGATTGTGGTATTCGACCGCATCCGCGAGAATATTCCCAAGTGCCGAGGGGAGCCTTTTGAGTTGGTGGTGAACCGCAGCCTGCTGGAGACATTGCACCGTTCGCTGGCCACACAACTCAATGCCATTTTCGTGTTGATCGCCATCTTTTTCTTCGGCGGGGCGACGATGAAACAATTCGTGACCGTGCTGATCGTCGGCCTGCTCAGCGGCACGTATTCCTCCATTTGCAATGCCGTGCCATTGCTCGTAGTCTGGGAGAAGAACGAGATCGGTCAATTTTTCGCCCGTCTGAGGGGCCGGCCCGCCCAGGCTTAGGGACGAGAAGCCGTGGGGCGCAAGGGATGCGAGGTAGGATTCCACAATAGCCCGGGATCGAAGCAGGGCTATTGTTGTTTTGCGAAAGAGCAATGAGATGGAATTGGTACTGCTCCGTTACGGTGAACTATGGCTGAAGGGGCACAACCGTCCGTTCTTTCTCCGTCGGTTGCGGCACAACGTCCGCGATTGCCTGAAACAACACGGTGTGACCGGTCAAATTCGGGAGGAAGATAGCCGTCTCATTGTGTACACCGCCGAGGCGTCGGCCATCCTGCCACATCTGGCGCGCATCTTCGGAGTGACCTCGGTGAGCGCGGGGATTGCCGTCCCCAAGGATTTGGAGTGCATCCGTGCGGAGGTGCGCCGGATCGCGCTCTCTCAGTTGGGGCCGGAGGTCAGTTTCCGCATCCGCGCCCGGCGAGCTGACAAGAGATTTCCCCTCACTTCGCCCCAGTTGGAACACGAACTGGGGGCGGAGGTACAGGATCTCACCGCAGCGCCAGTGGACCTCTCGGATCGCGCTGCCGTTACCATTGGCGTGGAGATCGAAAGCACGCAGGCCATCGTGTACAGTCAGACGCTCCCTGGGCCGGGCGGACTGCCGCTCAACACTCAGGGCCGTCTGGTAGCCCTCGTCTCCGGCGGGATTGATTCCCCCATCGCCGCCTGGCTGATGATGAAACGCGGCTGCGGTATCATCCCGGTCCATTTCAAACAGAACGAGGAGGAACTGGCGAAGTTCTTCGAGATGTGCGAGGTGTTGCAAAGTTACGCCTACGGCTGGCGGATCAAGCCCATCGTGCTCGACCACGCCGAGGTGTTCGGGCCGGTGTACGAGCGGCTGCGGGCGATGGGCGAGGAGCGCTGGACGTGCGTTTTCTGCAAGCGCACGCTGCTAACAAAGGCCTCTGAGGTGGCCGATCAGCACCGGGCAGAGGGGATCGTTACCGGCGAGAGCCTGGGACAGGTGGCCAGCCAAACCCTGGCGAACTTGCGCGCCATCTCATACGGACTGGACAAGCCCATTCTGCGTCCGCTCATCGGCATGGACAAGGTGGAGACCATGGCCCTGGCCCGGCGCATCGGAACATTCGACATTTCCACCCGCAAATCTCCCCGTTGCCGCTACGTCCCTGCCAACCCTCTCACCGAGACGACTTTGCCCCGACTACTGGAGATTATGGCCCGACTGGAGGAGTAAGGAAGAAGATGGGTATGTTCAATAGGCTGTTTGGAAAAAGGAAGAGCGGCGAGAAGGATGACGCGGAAACAGCAGCTGAAAGATTTCGGGAGGATACGGATGGTGGCATCGGACAAAAATCGAATCGGTTTTGTATCCACCCGCTTGGCGGGCACGGACGGTGTCTCTCTGGAAGTAGCAAAGTGGGTCCGGATATTGACTGGGTTCGGCTACGAGTGTTTCTTCTTCGCTGGCGAATCGGAATGGCCAGCCGATCACAGTTATGTGGTGCCGGAAGCACACTTCAAGCATCCCGAGATCCAAGCCCTGAACGCCGACCTGTTCGACAACTACACCCGCTCCCTGGAGACCTCCCAGAAGGTCCAGGACCTCAAGTCCCACTTGAAAAAGCACCTGTACGAATTCGTGCGTCAATTCCACGTGGATTTGCTGATCGCAGAGAACGCCCTGTCGCTGCCGATGAACGTTCCCCTGGGCCTGGCGCTCACAGAGTTCATTGCGGAGAACTACTTTCCAACTGTTGCTCACCACCACGACTTCGCCTGGGAACGAGAGCGTTACGCCATTACCGCTGCCGATGACTACTTGCGTGCCGCCTTTCCGCCCACCCTGCGGTCGATCCATCACGTGGTCATCAATTCATTCGCCGGTCGTCAGTTGGCACTTCGCACAGGGGCGACTTCTACGCTGGTACCCAACGTGATGGATTTCGATTCGCCACCGACAAAGCCAGATGCCTATGCCGCCGACCTCCGGTCAGCGCTTGGCCTCCGCCCCGATGAGTATCTGCTGCTCCAGCCGACACGGATCGTCCCCCGCAAGCGCATCGAACTCGCCATTGAATTGGCGCGCCGACTGGACCTGAAATGCGCTCTGGTGATCTCCCACACTCCTGGCGATGAGGGCTACGCCTACCAGGACTATTTGTTGGACTACGCCAATCTCATGGGCGTGCGGGTGATTTTGGCATCCGACATCATGAACCATTCCCGCGGTCAGACAGAAGATGGGCGAAAGATCTACTCTATGTCCGACATTTACCAGCAGGCTGATCTGGTTACCTATCCCTCCAGGGTAGAGGGTTTTGGCAACGCCTTTCTGGAGACTATCTACTACCGACGGCCGATCGTGATGAGCACCTACGAGATTTTCAAGACCGATATTCAGCCCAAAGGTTTCAGGGTAATCGGATTCGGCGACTTCATCACGGAGGAGACTGTTCGCCAGGCCCGCGCTGTGCTGGGCGATGCGGATTTGGTGGCCGAGATGACCGAGCACAACTACGAACTCGGTCGCCTATACTACTCATATCGCACGCTGGAAACTCGCCTGAGCACCCTCATATCCGCGCGCCTCCGAGTGCTACAGCAGGCTGGCGGGTATGGGGGATATAAGCGATTGTGAGGACCGGCCCTGAGGATCGGATTCGCGAGCATTTAACGTTTCTTTATGGTGCAGAGCAGGGTGCCCGACTCTGGCCGTTGCTCGCTGCGCGCTTGGAGGCGTTTCGACGGCGCAACCCGCGATTACAGGCTCCGTCTCTCGCGACGGACTGGCTGGACGAGCGTGACGTCTTCTTGGTCACCTATGGCGATCAGATTCAGGAGCCGGACAAGCCTCCTCTGCAGAGCCTGGACGAAGTGTTGACCGCACTGGCCGGTGATTTTCTGCGCGGCGTTCATATCTTGCCTTTCTATCCCTATTCCTCCGACGATGGCTTCTCGGTCATAGATTACAAAGCGGTGGACCCCCATCTCGGCAGTTGGGAAGACATCCATCGCCTGGGCCAGCACTTTCGTCTGATGTTCGACGCAGTCATCAACCACATCTCCCGGCATAGTGCCTGGTTCCAGGGCTTTCTCCATGACCAGCCGCCCTACACGGACTACTTTATAAAGGTAGACCCTTCGACTGACTTGTCGCAGGTGGTCCGCCCACGCGCCCTGCCATTGTGGTCGGCAGTGGAGACAGCCCACGGCACGGAGTACGTGTGGACTACTTTCAGCGAGGACCAGATGGACCTCAACTACGCCAATCCGCAGGTACTGCTGGAGATGATCGAGGTGCTACTATTTTACGTGGAGCAAGGGGCAGGGTTGATTCGTCTGGATGCCATTGCTTTCCTGTGGAAAGAGCACGGCACCCCTTGCATTCACCTGCCCCAAACCCATCGGGTGGTAAAACTATTCCGGGCTGTGCTAGATGCGGTAGCACCTGGGGTGCTCCTCGTCACTGAGACCAATGTTCCCCACACCGAGAACATTTGTTACCTCGGTGATGGCACCGACGAAGCCCAGTTGGTGTATCAGTTCCCGTTGCCGCCACTCACATGGCACGCGTTTCACACCGCCGATGCCACTTGCCTGCAGCGTTG from Chloroflexota bacterium carries:
- the secD gene encoding protein translocase subunit SecD; the encoded protein is MQQRDVSLLIAIVLLTLVAAWVVNPNNSGIHIKAGPLVIDRDIRIHQGLDLQGGMEVFLEADPAEGQEVTTETMQVAKSIVEKRVNSLGVAEPLVQQAGGNRIIVQLPGVADPEHAISTFQQTGLLEFVDAGLTRLPVGARIKTSYHETGEVGPVVPTPVLTPTEGPSPTATATQEPTATPTATAALSPTPQADLTPTVQPTPTPAERIFHTVMTGKDLKAAVVALDDLTKKPEIHFQLTDEGAKIFAAHTAANVGRYLAIVLDGEVISCPVIETAIPEGSGRITGDFPLSEAQSIVIQLRYGALPVPLKIISTRQVGPTLGQDSIRRSTTAGIIGVIIVLTFMLVYYRLPGVLADIALVIYGLVSVSLFKLIPVTLTLPGITGFLLSVGMAVDANILIFERMKEELRRGRALKASIEAGFARAWTSIRDSNISTLITCAILWGFGSNFGASVVQGFAVTLFIGVAVSMFTAVIVTRTLMRFAFALGGERLREVHWLLGA
- the secF gene encoding protein translocase subunit SecF, producing MLDIVGKRYWFFLISALVIIPGLIAMMVSMARFGTPLRLSIDFTGGALMELQFQQPVAPGDVRAVFVAHDYSDTMVQTTVDQRTVLVRSKPLDSATKVLIQDELREKFGPLTELRYEFVGPTVGREVTRSAALAVLAAAGAIIMYLIFAFRSVPNAIRYGICAVAAMIHDILVAVGVFSILGLALGWEVDALFLTAILTVIGFSVQDTIVVFDRIRENIPKCRGEPFELVVNRSLLETLHRSLATQLNAIFVLIAIFFFGGATMKQFVTVLIVGLLSGTYSSICNAVPLLVVWEKNEIGQFFARLRGRPAQA
- the thiI gene encoding tRNA 4-thiouridine(8) synthase ThiI, translating into MELVLLRYGELWLKGHNRPFFLRRLRHNVRDCLKQHGVTGQIREEDSRLIVYTAEASAILPHLARIFGVTSVSAGIAVPKDLECIRAEVRRIALSQLGPEVSFRIRARRADKRFPLTSPQLEHELGAEVQDLTAAPVDLSDRAAVTIGVEIESTQAIVYSQTLPGPGGLPLNTQGRLVALVSGGIDSPIAAWLMMKRGCGIIPVHFKQNEEELAKFFEMCEVLQSYAYGWRIKPIVLDHAEVFGPVYERLRAMGEERWTCVFCKRTLLTKASEVADQHRAEGIVTGESLGQVASQTLANLRAISYGLDKPILRPLIGMDKVETMALARRIGTFDISTRKSPRCRYVPANPLTETTLPRLLEIMARLEE
- a CDS encoding glycosyltransferase family 4 protein, which gives rise to MVASDKNRIGFVSTRLAGTDGVSLEVAKWVRILTGFGYECFFFAGESEWPADHSYVVPEAHFKHPEIQALNADLFDNYTRSLETSQKVQDLKSHLKKHLYEFVRQFHVDLLIAENALSLPMNVPLGLALTEFIAENYFPTVAHHHDFAWERERYAITAADDYLRAAFPPTLRSIHHVVINSFAGRQLALRTGATSTLVPNVMDFDSPPTKPDAYAADLRSALGLRPDEYLLLQPTRIVPRKRIELAIELARRLDLKCALVISHTPGDEGYAYQDYLLDYANLMGVRVILASDIMNHSRGQTEDGRKIYSMSDIYQQADLVTYPSRVEGFGNAFLETIYYRRPIVMSTYEIFKTDIQPKGFRVIGFGDFITEETVRQARAVLGDADLVAEMTEHNYELGRLYYSYRTLETRLSTLISARLRVLQQAGGYGGYKRL
- a CDS encoding sugar phosphorylase yields the protein MVRTGPEDRIREHLTFLYGAEQGARLWPLLAARLEAFRRRNPRLQAPSLATDWLDERDVFLVTYGDQIQEPDKPPLQSLDEVLTALAGDFLRGVHILPFYPYSSDDGFSVIDYKAVDPHLGSWEDIHRLGQHFRLMFDAVINHISRHSAWFQGFLHDQPPYTDYFIKVDPSTDLSQVVRPRALPLWSAVETAHGTEYVWTTFSEDQMDLNYANPQVLLEMIEVLLFYVEQGAGLIRLDAIAFLWKEHGTPCIHLPQTHRVVKLFRAVLDAVAPGVLLVTETNVPHTENICYLGDGTDEAQLVYQFPLPPLTWHAFHTADATCLQRWAAGLKTPSPRTTFLNFLASHDGIGLRPVEGILSKEQIAELVALAEAHGGYVSYRANPDGSRSPYELNIVYFDALNDPNADEPQSIQVDRFMASQAILLSLAGVPGIYVHSLFGSRNWREGVAQTGHYRTINRQKFQRFALEAELMDPSSTRYQVFHRYRALIKARSSELAFHPNGDQRVLAVHPALFCLVRTAPDESSRVLCVHNVSPVPQTFHADLADAGFRANTALVDLVSGKQFSTTTCAGLTMTVPGYGVLWLRESRPR